Below is a window of Drosophila miranda strain MSH22 chromosome 3, D.miranda_PacBio2.1, whole genome shotgun sequence DNA.
CGCTCCCCTGCAGCAGCACCGCTCCAATTCTCCCGAATGCCAGGCACTGAGAGCCACATGGTATGCCGAGGAGAGAGTCCGGGAAGAGCAACGAGCGACAAATAGAAGAAGGAATTACGGTGGCCAACGGCAACGCGGTAGAAATTAAATTACCTATGTACATTTTAATATCTAGTAAATACTTTTTTAGGTTTGCATTATTTCAGTAAGTTTTCTGACCATATATGTATTTAGTTGATAATATATTAGGGATAAAACAGGATGTTTCTTTCAGTCACTATCACTGTCGGAGGACCTCTCGGGTGCGTCCACAACGTTTGGTGTTCCTGCTGGGAAGAGGAGCAGCTCCCTTGCGTACCTTTTTCGTTCAGGACGGAGAGCGTTTCGTCGGCCTGGTTCTGCCTTCTACTATGTATTGTAACTATAGAATATATAGGCAAGTGGAATGAAGATCAATCGCACCGAACTGGTCAACTACTGCCTCAATACTAGGAGATAAGAAGAGCAGAGAGATAGGAGAGATTCAAACAGGAGCAGTGTGAAATGGTTCATAGGCGGCTCCTTGACGCCGAGCTGTTCTCTCATGCCCTGGGGCAGCTTTTCGACAACAGGTCGAAGGACTGTAACAGGTTTCAAATGGAGGCGGCATACAAGCCGCTCGACTCACTGATAGAGTAATACGTGTCAAAGGTCTCGAATATATAGAATCTATCGTTTTCCTTGCACTCTGCAGAACGTGGGACTccaaattgagactccatTTTGAGCCTGTATTTCAATATAAATGCTTCAGACGCCACAACGGCCACTTACCCAGTCGTTTGTCGGAGATCTCTTATGTCTTCATGTTTTTAGACGCAGAAGTTTGCCAGTTGCGTGGGACTGGGTGCCAAAATGAACCGAAAGTCGTGTGAATTCTCCACTGCACAAAAAGTATCAAAAATAATTCGCTTGCCGGTCGTCACAAggtgtttgtttgtgttttttgttttgataaCTAGCCGACAGCTGATAGTGATGGCACTCGACGTGTGCATATGCCGAGGCACGATAGTACGATAAGAATCACGAGGAGGCTTCCCAAACTGCGACGTTAGCTACGAATTACCCTTAAAGTCtatgaaaaattattaaaaatcgATTTGAGATTGATTAATGAATTTAATAAATTGTCTGTAGAATAATTTGAGACGGTTACGACTACTTATTTTGTGGTTTGCTATCAAGCTCGCACCAGTCTAGTGTCATATCAGCATAATCAGCTGTATTCCAGAGCTGCCTACAACCACGAAACGCAAATTGCACAAGCAcaaagaaaagcaaaagtgAAAAGTAAAAATAACAATATAAGAAGAAATGCATTTGCAACGTTTTCAATTCATGATGCGTAGCATGTTGAGAGTGCAACAGATTGCTGCAATGGCtcaacaccagcaacaactCCGTAATTTATCACTTTATTGGCATTTGGCACAATCACAAAGGACGGCTGGAGCTCCAGGAGCAGGAAAAAAGTCAGGTGGTGACCAGAAACCAAAAAATCCGCCACAAAAGATTACTCTTGTTCAGCACAACCAGGCACTGAGCATAACCACCTTGGAGGAAGCTCAGAAGCTGGCCAAGCGGCGAGAGTTGCACTTGTTGCGTATGGACCAAACGGACACCAAAACCGGGCGCACCATGTTTAAGTTGGTACTAATGACGCAGTTATAGGGAAACTCTCTATTAATTGGAATACATTCTTTCAGACTTGTCACGTCTGCGGAAATGTTAGCCGATGATGGGGGTTCAACGAACACCGCTACCgacaaaatcaacaaaaagTCTGAGAAGTCACTGACAATAGGTGCCCGAATAGCGGAGCATGATCTTGAGTCGCGACTCAAGAATATTGTGAAATGGCTGGGCAAGCGACACGAAATCCGCATACTCATCCAGGGCAGTGCTAGCGGATCTGACGAAAGCAGCGCTGAGCGCATAGTCAAGGCTATTGGACAAACCATTGCAGAGCCGCAGGTCATTGGCAAAATAGTTCAAAAACGCAGCAAAGGTTCATATATAAAATTTAGCATTTTGCCTGTGACTCAGCCAGCCCCAACTACGCCTACCCCCACCCAGTCGTGACAGCTAACGCCATTGCCTCGGATAAATCCCAGTCATTTTACAGCAATGGCGTTGCCTCTGTCCTTTGGCATTAAACGGGGCGCCCATAACTACTCCACCACTCAAAATAATGGGGGACGACGACCCACTGATCCAACCAAACCTGGAAAGTTGGCGGCTGCAtcaattatttttatatttactATGAAATATGTCTTCTGGATGCACGCTCTAATTAAGAAGGATAGTTGAATGCTTGAAAAGTTTATTCTGATGTATGCGCAGCATTTTCGTTAAGAtagtttttatttgtattgaAAAGCCAATTAATAAACAGCCAGAAAACCTCAAAATAATTCGAATTTTTCATGGGACTCATGATATGATAAAGTTAAAACTCCAATCTATTCACTTCGATATCTTTTATTTCTCATATAGATTTGTGTTGATTTTATATAGGTGCCATTAATTTAATTGGTATTTTCTgttatatattttgtatatagCATGTGTTATGAATTGTATGGATAAACACATAAGCTAATGAAATATTACACTCTTTTTTATAATATGAAGTCGCTAGTGCAAAGCAAAGCTTATAATTGAACTAAAGTCTACTATTGTTGCACGAGCAGGTAAAGCTTTTATTTGGTTtggaaataaatataaatagtGTTTTTTTAATCATATTGGAAACTtgaaaaagcaacaaatcgGAGCATAAGTTTGTGGACTTTTGGACATTCATTTATTTCGTGTACCTAAAAGCCTACGACTATAGCAGTGAATTTTGCTTTGTTTGGATACAAATTACAGGCGACGTACAAGTTACATTATAATTTTAGCAATTAAAGCAATCAACTAAAAATACGGCACAAGGAACATATTCATATtacacaaaataaataaaagattaatttaataatttagtTTATGACTAAAACACACCAAAACTTTATGCTTAAACGGCCGAAATAAATTAATACATGTTTTTGGATAAAAAGATAGAGAGAGAACGAAAAAAGGGAATTAAATAACAATGTAAAAAGCCATTAACAAAATGCTATCCTCAAAAAAGAACTCACGCTATATTGTTGCAACTGATAAGCCTACTGCATACTGGAGATATTCTTGATGAATTTGAAACGGATAAGAAGTCATACAATATGGTAAAAGGAATTCATTAAACATTGACATtttcacttaaacttttgGAATGATATATGCACTAAATAATTTAACTACAGTAAATGCCAAAAGCGTTTTAGTTACATTGTTGCCGCTTTGATTGCATTGGTGATTACAGATACTAGATACCTAGACGCGCTGAATCTCAAAGAGCTTGACCTCCGTATCATACCAAATGGCAGGCTCCACATTGCGCAGGTAGATGACACCCCAGATGTAAGTGCGGAACCAGGCTGTGGTGCCTGCGTTTGCCTGATACTTCCGTATTAGTATGGGATGTGGAACAGGCAACAGGCCAACCAGCGTTCCATGTTGCAGAAATTTAAGGATCTCTGATTCGTCA
It encodes the following:
- the LOC108159319 gene encoding uncharacterized protein LOC108159319, whose translation is MHLQRFQFMMRSMLRVQQIAAMAQHQQQLRNLSLYWHLAQSQRTAGAPGAGKKSGGDQKPKNPPQKITLVQHNQALSITTLEEAQKLAKRRELHLLRMDQTDTKTGRTMFKLVTSAEMLADDGGSTNTATDKINKKSEKSLTIGARIAEHDLESRLKNIVKWLGKRHEIRILIQGSASGSDESSAERIVKAIGQTIAEPQVIGKIVQKRSKGSYIKFSILPVTQPAPTTPTPTQS